The following coding sequences lie in one Rariglobus hedericola genomic window:
- a CDS encoding co-chaperone GroES, with protein MAKAKFKPLGDRILLKPLEDTKEQVRGGIIIPDSAKEKPQEAEVIALGTGKKDENGKSVPFEVKVGDKVLISKYGGSEVKIDDVKHTIVREDDILGVIA; from the coding sequence ATGGCCAAAGCTAAATTCAAGCCCCTCGGCGATCGCATTCTTTTGAAGCCGCTCGAGGACACCAAAGAACAAGTTCGTGGTGGCATCATCATCCCGGACTCCGCCAAGGAAAAGCCGCAGGAGGCTGAAGTCATTGCTCTCGGCACCGGCAAGAAGGACGAAAACGGCAAGTCCGTTCCCTTCGAGGTCAAGGTCGGCGACAAGGTCCTCATCTCCAAATACGGCGGCAGCGAAGTGAAGATCGACGACGTGAAACACACGATCGTTCGCGAAGACGACATCCTCGGCGTCATCGCCTGA
- a CDS encoding OprO/OprP family phosphate-selective porin, with product MRTLPAAVRTALATTITAVGLTATLPAQTASTNDLDALREQIRLLDQKLRILERNQELRQETAAADAKKQPKLNVGDGRVEVVSADGANSLRLRGLVQGDARLYLDDANAAQDGFVLRRARLIFEGKFSDIFQYTIQPEFGGTVQILDANINAAFKPGFQVRVGRFKTPIGLEQLQSDPVAFFNERSVVTNLTPNRDVGIQVHGDVLTNRLNYAVGVFNGVLDGGNSPTTNLNNEGDFTVAARLFATPWANDKESKLKGLGFGIAAGTGNYKAGVPLNPYRTDGQQNFFAYRSAVGSTTVADGTATTISPQAYFYSGPLGILAEYVSSSAELTNGANSRKLTNTGFNLSVGYVLTGEESSYKGVTPNTNFSLNKGTWGAFEVVTRVAQVDIDDDAFAGGGTSLAAAGTNATEVTTYGVGLNWYLSKAIRANFDIFSNKFDFQGARPATGALSDNELAFISRIQVSF from the coding sequence ATGAGAACCCTTCCCGCCGCCGTTCGCACGGCATTGGCTACCACGATCACCGCCGTCGGCTTGACGGCTACCTTGCCGGCACAAACCGCCAGCACCAACGATCTCGACGCTTTGCGCGAACAGATCCGCCTGCTCGACCAGAAGCTCCGCATTCTGGAGCGCAATCAGGAGCTCCGTCAGGAGACTGCTGCTGCCGACGCCAAGAAACAGCCCAAGCTCAACGTTGGCGACGGTCGCGTTGAGGTTGTCTCCGCCGATGGCGCCAACTCCCTCCGCTTGCGCGGTCTCGTGCAAGGCGACGCCCGCCTCTATCTCGACGACGCCAATGCCGCGCAGGATGGCTTTGTCCTCCGTCGCGCCCGCCTGATTTTTGAAGGCAAGTTTTCCGACATCTTCCAATACACGATCCAGCCTGAATTCGGCGGCACCGTGCAGATTCTGGACGCAAACATCAACGCCGCGTTCAAGCCCGGCTTCCAGGTTCGCGTCGGTCGTTTCAAGACGCCGATCGGTCTTGAACAGCTCCAGTCTGATCCGGTTGCGTTCTTCAACGAGCGCTCCGTCGTGACCAACCTCACGCCCAACCGCGACGTCGGTATCCAGGTTCACGGCGACGTGCTGACTAACCGCCTGAACTACGCCGTCGGCGTGTTCAACGGTGTGCTCGACGGTGGCAATTCGCCCACGACCAACTTGAACAACGAAGGCGACTTCACGGTTGCCGCGCGTTTGTTCGCCACGCCTTGGGCCAATGACAAGGAGTCGAAACTCAAGGGGCTCGGCTTCGGTATCGCCGCCGGCACGGGTAACTACAAGGCGGGCGTGCCTCTCAATCCGTATCGCACGGACGGTCAGCAGAACTTCTTTGCTTACCGCTCTGCCGTTGGCAGCACCACCGTGGCCGATGGCACCGCGACGACGATCTCCCCGCAGGCCTACTTCTACAGCGGCCCGCTCGGTATCCTCGCCGAATACGTCTCGTCGTCTGCTGAACTCACCAACGGCGCCAACAGTCGCAAGCTGACCAACACGGGCTTCAACCTTTCGGTCGGCTACGTTCTCACCGGCGAAGAGTCGTCCTACAAGGGCGTCACGCCCAACACGAACTTCAGCCTGAACAAGGGCACCTGGGGCGCCTTTGAAGTCGTTACCCGCGTGGCCCAGGTTGATATCGATGATGATGCGTTTGCCGGCGGCGGCACTTCGCTGGCGGCTGCCGGCACCAACGCCACCGAGGTCACCACTTATGGCGTCGGTCTGAACTGGTATCTGTCGAAGGCCATCCGCGCCAACTTCGATATCTTCAGCAACAAGTTCGATTTCCAGGGTGCACGTCCGGCCACTGGCGCGCTCTCCGACAACGAACTCGCGTTCATCTCCCGCATCCAGGTGTCGTTCTAA
- a CDS encoding M14 family metallocarboxypeptidase, translated as MSRTSLIARRALAAVSVDHAPVAAPLSPSIEFNERLTSLYALSQRSQYVFASPLGPFYRQARHYHVPRFVYFGPHTSDESLRLAFHAGFDAHDLRGTLALLHFVERLALTPDLGQGLNLSFFPLADVTGLLRNDTQNLGESSWIASGVPELDLLATDVRSRAYHGFIRVETTDADDDVITIRLRGHSADALGLELLSSHDIAPWDVRWVSGPVDATPADGPLSLSDDLPFQPFELTLGLPASWSVELHREAVTTILKNFIVRYRGFHAYAQHL; from the coding sequence ATGAGCCGCACGTCTCTCATAGCCCGCCGCGCCCTCGCCGCAGTGTCCGTCGATCACGCGCCGGTCGCCGCTCCGCTCTCGCCCTCGATCGAGTTCAACGAACGCCTGACTTCGCTCTACGCGTTGTCGCAACGTTCCCAATACGTTTTCGCTTCGCCCCTCGGCCCGTTCTATCGCCAGGCGCGTCATTATCACGTGCCGCGTTTCGTTTATTTCGGACCGCACACATCCGACGAATCTCTGCGCCTCGCGTTTCATGCGGGCTTCGATGCGCACGATCTGCGCGGCACGCTCGCCTTGCTGCATTTCGTCGAGCGCCTCGCGCTCACGCCTGACTTGGGGCAGGGGCTCAACCTCTCGTTTTTCCCCTTGGCCGATGTCACCGGCCTGCTGCGCAACGACACGCAAAACCTCGGTGAGTCTTCGTGGATCGCATCCGGCGTGCCGGAGCTCGATCTCCTCGCGACTGACGTGCGCAGCCGCGCCTATCACGGTTTTATCCGCGTTGAGACGACCGACGCTGACGACGATGTGATCACCATTCGCCTGCGCGGACACTCTGCTGACGCGCTCGGTCTCGAGTTGCTCAGCTCGCACGACATCGCGCCGTGGGACGTGCGCTGGGTTTCCGGCCCGGTCGACGCCACGCCCGCCGATGGACCGCTGTCCCTGAGCGACGATCTGCCGTTTCAACCGTTCGAACTCACGCTCGGTCTGCCGGCCTCCTGGTCGGTCGAACTGCACCGCGAGGCGGTCACGACCATCCTCAAAAACTTCATCGTGCGTTACCGCGGCTTCCACGCCTACGCGCAGCACCTCTAA
- a CDS encoding YezD family protein, which translates to MSTTASTKSLSFSSSDITSPAWVDIVRQKVESLRYGVVQIVVHDGKVTQIERTEKTRIAGQRDGAE; encoded by the coding sequence ATGAGCACCACGGCCAGCACCAAATCCCTTTCTTTTTCGTCCTCCGATATCACGTCACCCGCCTGGGTCGACATCGTCCGCCAGAAGGTCGAGTCGCTTCGTTATGGCGTCGTCCAGATCGTCGTTCACGACGGCAAGGTCACCCAGATCGAGCGCACCGAGAAGACCCGCATCGCCGGTCAACGGGACGGCGCCGAATAA
- the groL gene encoding chaperonin GroEL (60 kDa chaperone family; promotes refolding of misfolded polypeptides especially under stressful conditions; forms two stacked rings of heptamers to form a barrel-shaped 14mer; ends can be capped by GroES; misfolded proteins enter the barrel where they are refolded when GroES binds): MAAKQLLFDEAARQKILRGVELLARAVKVTLGPKGRNVVIDKKFGSPAVTKDGVTVAKEIELADPYENIGAQLVKEVASKTNDAAGDGTTTATVLAEAIYKEGLKHVTAGANPIYLKRGIDKAVEAAVTELARISKKVNDTEEIRQVATVSANWDTEIGNKIAEAMAAVGKDGTVTVEEAKSIETTLDVVEGMQFDKGYLSPYFATNSDTQEAILEDAYVLIHEKKISNLQEFLPILQATAKTGKPLLIIAEDVEGEALAALVVNKIRGTLNVVAVKAPGFGDRRKAILEDIAVLTGGRLLTEDLGIKLENVTIADLGKSGRIVVAKENTTIIKGSGKSSDIQARVKQIRRQIEETTSDYDKEKLQERLAKLAGGIAVINVGATTESEMKEKKQRVEDALHATRAAVAEGIVSGGGVALLRTSKAIDSAIASLEGDEKLGAQIIRRAVEAPLKQLCFNAGVEGAVVVQQVLASKGANGYNVATGAYEDLVKAGVVDPTKVSRIALQNAASIAGLLLTTECIITDAPDKSPAPAMPQGGHGGGMDY, encoded by the coding sequence ATGGCTGCTAAACAACTCCTGTTCGACGAGGCTGCTCGTCAGAAGATCCTCCGCGGCGTCGAGCTCCTCGCCCGCGCTGTCAAAGTCACCCTCGGTCCCAAGGGCCGCAATGTCGTCATCGACAAGAAATTCGGCTCCCCCGCCGTCACCAAGGACGGCGTCACCGTCGCCAAGGAAATCGAGCTCGCCGATCCCTACGAGAACATCGGTGCCCAGCTGGTGAAGGAAGTCGCTTCCAAGACCAACGATGCTGCCGGCGACGGCACCACCACGGCCACCGTGCTCGCCGAAGCCATCTACAAGGAAGGCCTCAAGCACGTCACCGCCGGTGCCAACCCGATCTACCTCAAGCGCGGTATCGACAAGGCTGTTGAAGCCGCCGTCACCGAGCTCGCCCGCATTTCCAAGAAGGTGAACGACACCGAGGAAATCCGCCAGGTCGCCACCGTGTCCGCCAACTGGGACACCGAGATTGGTAACAAGATCGCCGAAGCCATGGCTGCTGTCGGCAAGGACGGCACCGTCACCGTCGAAGAGGCCAAGTCCATCGAGACCACCCTCGACGTCGTCGAAGGCATGCAGTTCGACAAGGGCTACCTCTCGCCCTACTTCGCGACCAACTCCGACACCCAGGAAGCCATTCTCGAAGACGCCTACGTCCTCATCCACGAGAAGAAGATCTCCAACCTCCAGGAGTTTCTCCCGATCCTTCAGGCCACCGCCAAGACCGGCAAGCCCCTCCTCATCATCGCCGAAGACGTCGAAGGTGAAGCCCTCGCCGCCCTCGTCGTTAACAAGATCCGCGGCACCCTCAACGTCGTCGCCGTCAAAGCCCCTGGCTTCGGTGATCGCCGCAAGGCCATCCTCGAAGACATCGCCGTCCTCACCGGCGGCCGCCTCCTCACCGAGGACCTCGGCATCAAGCTCGAGAACGTCACCATCGCCGACCTCGGCAAGTCCGGCCGCATCGTCGTCGCCAAGGAAAACACCACGATCATCAAGGGTTCGGGCAAGTCGTCCGACATCCAGGCCCGCGTGAAACAGATCCGCCGCCAGATCGAAGAAACCACCAGCGACTACGACAAGGAGAAGCTCCAGGAGCGTCTCGCCAAGCTCGCCGGCGGTATCGCCGTCATCAACGTCGGTGCCACCACCGAGTCCGAGATGAAGGAAAAGAAGCAGCGCGTCGAAGACGCCCTCCACGCCACCCGCGCGGCCGTTGCTGAAGGTATCGTGTCCGGCGGTGGTGTCGCTCTCCTGCGCACCTCCAAGGCCATCGATTCCGCCATCGCGTCCCTCGAAGGTGACGAGAAGCTCGGCGCCCAGATCATCCGCCGTGCCGTCGAAGCCCCGCTCAAGCAGCTCTGCTTCAACGCCGGTGTCGAAGGCGCCGTCGTCGTCCAGCAGGTCCTCGCGAGCAAGGGTGCCAACGGCTACAACGTTGCGACCGGTGCTTATGAAGACCTCGTGAAGGCCGGCGTGGTTGACCCGACGAAGGTTTCCCGCATCGCGCTGCAGAACGCCGCGTCCATCGCCGGCCTTCTCCTCACCACCGAGTGCATCATCACCGATGCCCCGGACAAGAGCCCCGCTCCGGCCATGCCCCAGGGCGGCCACGGCGGCGGTATGGACTACTAA
- the cysW gene encoding sulfate ABC transporter permease subunit CysW — protein MASVVSHLHKTGAGRGHASRVTQDSAWVRWTLTTIALLFLASFVLLPLAAVFTEALRKGWGVFIAAFTDADAVAAIKLTLITAAISVPSNVVFGVAAAWCITKFQFRGKSVLITLIDLPFAVSPVIAGLVFVLVFGLQGWLGHYINAENPWFPWLQQWLADKDFKVIFATPGIVLATIFVTFPFVARELIPLMQAQGTDEEYAAVTLGASGWQTFWRVTLPNIKWGLFYGVILCNARAMGEFGAVSVVSGHIRGETNTMPLHVEILYNEYQFSAAFAVASLLALLAIVTLILKSLVEWAHNRHQA, from the coding sequence ATGGCCTCCGTCGTTTCCCATCTCCATAAAACCGGTGCCGGTCGCGGCCACGCTTCGCGCGTGACGCAGGATTCCGCGTGGGTGCGCTGGACGCTCACCACCATCGCGCTCCTGTTTCTGGCGAGTTTCGTTTTACTGCCGCTCGCCGCAGTATTCACCGAGGCGTTACGCAAGGGCTGGGGCGTCTTCATCGCCGCTTTCACCGATGCCGATGCGGTCGCTGCAATTAAACTCACGCTGATCACCGCCGCCATCTCGGTGCCGTCCAACGTCGTCTTCGGCGTCGCGGCCGCGTGGTGCATCACAAAGTTCCAGTTTCGCGGCAAGAGCGTGCTCATCACGCTCATCGATCTGCCGTTCGCGGTCTCGCCGGTCATTGCCGGTTTGGTCTTCGTCCTGGTCTTCGGTTTGCAGGGCTGGCTTGGCCATTACATCAACGCCGAGAACCCGTGGTTTCCCTGGCTTCAGCAGTGGCTCGCGGACAAGGATTTCAAGGTTATCTTCGCCACGCCCGGCATCGTGCTTGCCACCATTTTTGTCACGTTTCCCTTCGTCGCCCGCGAACTCATTCCCCTGATGCAGGCGCAGGGCACCGATGAGGAATATGCGGCCGTCACCCTCGGGGCGAGTGGCTGGCAGACCTTCTGGCGCGTCACGTTGCCGAACATCAAGTGGGGGCTTTTCTACGGCGTCATCCTGTGCAACGCCCGCGCGATGGGCGAATTCGGCGCCGTTTCCGTGGTGTCCGGCCACATCCGCGGCGAGACCAACACCATGCCGCTCCACGTGGAGATCCTTTATAATGAATACCAATTTTCCGCGGCCTTTGCCGTTGCCTCGCTCCTTGC
- a CDS encoding RrF2 family transcriptional regulator, protein MKLSKKGEYALRALIDLGIAAEVGRPLVQVSELAEKEQIPVKFLEQIMQLLKEEGFVESRRGKFGGYRLARASAKITVGSVVRVIDGPLAPIGCVSHTAYEKCSCPDEVHCGLRMLMLDVRNAIAGILDRYSLADVVEVTLRKMRRDEVPLPFSDSLVPGRAARRITFRSPVRSDLQPVEGLLSNLFPDYSI, encoded by the coding sequence ATGAAGCTGTCCAAAAAAGGTGAATACGCCCTCCGGGCCCTGATCGATCTCGGCATCGCGGCCGAAGTCGGTCGGCCGCTCGTGCAGGTGTCGGAACTCGCCGAAAAGGAGCAGATTCCGGTCAAGTTTCTTGAGCAGATCATGCAGCTCTTGAAGGAAGAGGGTTTTGTTGAGAGCCGCCGTGGCAAGTTCGGCGGTTACCGCCTCGCCCGTGCGTCCGCCAAAATCACGGTCGGCAGCGTGGTGAGGGTGATCGATGGTCCGCTCGCACCGATCGGTTGCGTGAGTCACACGGCTTACGAGAAGTGTAGTTGTCCCGACGAGGTGCACTGCGGACTGCGCATGTTGATGCTCGATGTCCGCAATGCCATCGCCGGCATTCTCGACCGTTACTCGCTCGCCGATGTGGTCGAGGTGACGCTCCGCAAAATGCGCCGCGATGAAGTGCCTCTTCCGTTTTCCGATTCGCTGGTTCCCGGCCGCGCCGCCCGCCGCATCACGTTTCGTTCCCCTGTTCGTTCCGATCTCCAGCCCGTCGAGGGCCTCCTTTCGAATCTCTTTCCCGATTACAGCATTTAA
- a CDS encoding sulfate ABC transporter substrate-binding protein gives MKFKSLFTLLAAVAITGSALAKDIELLNVSYDPTRELYVEYNAAFAKYWKAKTGDNVVIKQSHGGSGKQARSVIDGLKADVVTLALANDVSALNKVANLIPANWQERLPLGSAPYTSTIVFLVRKSSPFAGKVKDWNDLAQPGIAVITPNPKTSGGAQWNYLAAWEYGRRNYGSDEKAQEFVANIYKNVPVLDSGARGATTTFVQRQIGDVFISWENEAFLAVKEFGADKFEIVVPSVSILAQPTVSVVDKVVKKKGTEEVAKAYLEYLYSDEAQDIIGKNYYRPTSEAAKAKYAASFPKVELFTIDEAFGGWTKAAATHFADGGTFDQIYLKK, from the coding sequence ATGAAATTTAAATCTCTCTTCACCCTGCTCGCCGCCGTGGCCATTACCGGCTCGGCCCTCGCGAAAGACATCGAACTCCTCAACGTTTCCTACGATCCGACGCGCGAACTCTACGTCGAATACAACGCCGCCTTCGCCAAATACTGGAAGGCCAAGACCGGCGACAACGTTGTCATCAAGCAGTCCCACGGCGGTTCCGGCAAACAGGCCCGCTCCGTGATCGACGGCCTCAAGGCCGACGTCGTCACCCTCGCGCTCGCCAACGACGTGAGCGCCCTCAACAAGGTCGCTAATCTGATTCCCGCCAACTGGCAGGAGCGCCTGCCGCTCGGCTCCGCGCCCTACACCAGCACCATCGTGTTCCTCGTCCGCAAGAGCTCGCCGTTCGCCGGCAAGGTCAAGGACTGGAACGATCTCGCCCAGCCCGGCATCGCCGTGATCACGCCCAACCCGAAGACCTCTGGCGGCGCGCAGTGGAACTACCTCGCCGCCTGGGAATACGGCCGTCGTAACTACGGCAGTGACGAGAAGGCCCAGGAGTTCGTCGCGAACATCTACAAAAACGTTCCGGTCCTCGACTCCGGTGCCCGCGGTGCGACCACCACCTTCGTTCAGCGCCAGATCGGTGATGTGTTCATCTCGTGGGAAAACGAAGCGTTTCTCGCCGTGAAGGAATTCGGCGCCGACAAGTTCGAGATCGTCGTTCCTTCCGTCAGCATCCTGGCCCAGCCGACCGTCAGCGTCGTGGACAAGGTCGTGAAAAAGAAGGGCACCGAGGAAGTCGCCAAGGCCTACCTCGAATACCTCTATTCCGACGAGGCCCAGGACATCATCGGCAAGAACTACTACCGCCCGACTTCCGAAGCCGCCAAGGCCAAGTATGCCGCGTCCTTCCCGAAGGTTGAGCTCTTCACCATCGACGAGGCGTTCGGTGGTTGGACCAAAGCCGCCGCCACGCACTTCGCAGACGGTGGCACCTTCGACCAGATCTACCTAAAGAAGTAA
- a CDS encoding MBL fold metallo-hydrolase, with amino-acid sequence MEVIFLGTGTSQGVPMIACDCAVCTSTDPRDSRYRASIHVVMDGLHIQVDASPEFRLQCLRAQINWIDLFILTHGHADHISGMDDLRRYCDLLGGVALPVYTTDEGMSRVLSMFPYAIAERPVSKGYAAFKLIDMPRRIELPQGVIESTLLPHGGVNTLGLTFTEKSSGKKFTYYTDCKRVPREAVEQARGSDIVVLDGLRPLSHPTHMSIDEALAAAVEIGASQTYLTHITHLTGHAEWEAKLPVGVKFAHDGLRLSL; translated from the coding sequence ATGGAGGTTATCTTTCTCGGCACCGGCACTTCCCAAGGCGTTCCCATGATCGCCTGTGATTGCGCCGTCTGCACCTCGACTGATCCGCGCGATTCCCGCTACCGAGCTTCCATTCACGTCGTCATGGACGGCCTGCACATCCAAGTGGACGCCTCGCCCGAGTTCCGCCTCCAGTGCCTGCGCGCCCAGATCAACTGGATCGACCTCTTCATTCTCACGCACGGCCACGCCGACCACATTTCCGGCATGGATGACCTGCGCCGTTACTGCGATCTCCTCGGCGGCGTCGCGCTGCCGGTTTACACGACTGACGAAGGTATGAGCCGCGTCCTCTCGATGTTTCCCTACGCGATCGCCGAGCGCCCGGTTTCCAAAGGCTACGCAGCCTTCAAACTCATCGACATGCCACGACGCATCGAGCTGCCGCAAGGCGTGATCGAATCGACACTCCTTCCGCATGGCGGAGTGAATACGCTCGGCCTCACGTTCACGGAGAAAAGCAGCGGCAAAAAATTCACCTACTACACCGACTGCAAACGCGTCCCGCGCGAGGCCGTCGAGCAGGCGAGGGGATCCGACATCGTGGTGCTGGACGGATTGCGTCCGCTCTCGCATCCGACGCACATGAGCATCGATGAGGCGCTGGCTGCGGCCGTGGAAATCGGCGCATCGCAGACCTACCTCACGCACATCACGCACTTGACCGGCCACGCGGAGTGGGAAGCTAAACTGCCCGTTGGCGTAAAGTTCGCGCACGACGGACTTCGTTTAAGCCTTTGA
- the cysT gene encoding sulfate ABC transporter permease subunit CysT codes for MSTRTARSILPGFGLSLGFTVAYLSLIVLLPLMAVFIKSSGMSAAGFWRAVSSPFVVSAYKVSFFASLAAALVNAVFGLIVAWVLTRYSFPGKKLVDALVDIPFALPTAVAGIALTTIYAPTGWIGRWLIPYDIKIAYTEIGVFIALTFIGLPFVVRTLQPVMEELEPELEEASATMGASRFQTLRRVVFPELAPALLTGTAMAFARALGEYGSVVFIGANLPMKTQIVPHVIYEKLEQYDYQGATAIATVMLVASFSLLLLINLLQNWSRRHHKI; via the coding sequence ATGTCCACCCGCACCGCACGTTCCATTCTGCCCGGCTTCGGGTTGTCGCTGGGCTTCACGGTCGCCTACTTGAGCCTCATCGTGCTGCTGCCGTTGATGGCGGTGTTCATCAAGAGCTCGGGCATGTCGGCCGCCGGATTCTGGCGCGCGGTGTCTTCGCCGTTTGTCGTGTCGGCCTACAAGGTGAGCTTCTTCGCCTCGCTGGCCGCCGCCTTGGTGAACGCCGTTTTCGGGCTCATCGTGGCCTGGGTGCTCACGCGCTATTCGTTTCCCGGTAAAAAACTGGTCGATGCGCTGGTGGACATTCCGTTCGCATTGCCCACGGCCGTGGCCGGCATCGCGCTCACGACGATCTATGCGCCCACCGGCTGGATCGGCCGCTGGTTGATTCCCTACGACATCAAAATCGCCTACACGGAGATCGGTGTATTCATTGCGCTGACGTTCATCGGGCTTCCGTTTGTGGTGCGCACGTTGCAACCCGTGATGGAGGAGCTCGAGCCCGAGTTGGAAGAGGCGTCCGCCACGATGGGCGCGAGCCGGTTTCAGACTTTGCGCCGCGTGGTGTTTCCTGAACTCGCCCCGGCGCTGCTCACCGGCACCGCGATGGCCTTTGCGCGCGCCCTGGGTGAATACGGCTCAGTGGTGTTCATCGGCGCGAATCTTCCCATGAAGACCCAGATCGTGCCGCACGTGATCTACGAGAAACTCGAGCAATACGACTATCAGGGAGCCACTGCCATTGCGACCGTCATGCTCGTCGCTTCGTTTTCGCTGCTGCTGCTCATCAACCTGCTTCAGAACTGGAGCCGCCGGCACCACAAGATCTGA
- a CDS encoding M14 family metallopeptidase, producing MSTLTAQPVSRSSRALLSPLFELAKYCPALKGGVAGNFSVNGEAHDITRFHFRGPKAEHDPLRIGLFAALHGDEPAGAEALVRWLAELAGEPWRATGYDLTVFPICNPTGYEANTRHNHAGLDLNREFWRKSAQPEVGILERELTAGKFDGIITLHSDDTSEGLYGYAHGRLLNEALLKPALRASERVLPRNRASVIDGFEASEGLIHRCFEGVLSAPVQQRPQPFDLIFETPALAPIDLQIEATVIALETVLEEYRVFLAHSINL from the coding sequence ATGTCCACTTTAACAGCCCAACCGGTTTCGCGCTCATCGCGCGCCTTGCTCAGCCCGCTCTTTGAGTTGGCGAAGTATTGCCCGGCGCTGAAGGGTGGGGTGGCGGGAAATTTTTCGGTCAACGGTGAGGCGCACGACATCACCCGTTTCCATTTCCGCGGACCCAAAGCCGAGCACGATCCGTTGCGCATCGGTTTGTTTGCCGCGCTGCATGGTGACGAGCCGGCCGGCGCCGAGGCGCTGGTGCGCTGGCTGGCCGAGCTCGCCGGTGAGCCGTGGCGCGCGACCGGTTACGACCTCACCGTTTTCCCAATCTGCAATCCCACCGGCTACGAAGCCAACACCCGCCACAATCACGCCGGCCTCGATCTTAACCGCGAGTTCTGGCGCAAATCCGCGCAACCCGAGGTCGGCATTCTTGAGCGCGAACTCACCGCGGGGAAATTTGACGGCATCATCACGCTGCACTCCGATGACACCAGCGAAGGACTTTACGGCTACGCGCACGGGCGCTTGCTCAACGAGGCGCTGCTCAAGCCCGCTCTGCGTGCCTCCGAGCGCGTGCTGCCTCGCAATCGTGCGTCCGTGATCGACGGCTTTGAGGCCAGTGAAGGCTTGATCCATCGTTGCTTTGAAGGCGTGCTTTCGGCTCCCGTTCAACAACGCCCGCAACCCTTCGACCTCATTTTCGAAACACCCGCGCTCGCCCCGATCGACCTGCAAATCGAGGCCACCGTGATCGCCCTTGAAACCGTGCTCGAGGAATACCGCGTGTTCCTCGCGCATTCGATTAATCTCTGA